A single window of Irregularibacter muris DNA harbors:
- a CDS encoding quinate 5-dehydrogenase, producing MKKVVSVSLGSSSRNHKAETEILGEKFIIERIGTDGDRKKAIEIIKELDGKVDAFGMGGIDLYLFSRNKKYLLSSALPIKKAAQKTPIVDGSGLKNTLERMVIDYLTQEKIIDFKNKSIMITSALDRFGMAESLESTGAEIFYGDVFYALGIPYFLKSLDDLDKVAKVLLPVVRHFPFELLYPTGNKQDKENKPHKVKKIFEQVDILAGDFLYIQKNLPQNLDNKIIITNTTTEKNLKQLKALGAKMLITTTPEYQGRSFGTNVMEGVLISLANKPWEELTPRDYREILKQMNFTPRIVWLNEEDKRVQSV from the coding sequence ATGAAGAAAGTGGTAAGCGTTAGTTTAGGTTCTTCCTCTAGAAACCATAAAGCAGAGACAGAAATATTAGGAGAAAAATTTATCATTGAGAGAATAGGCACTGATGGAGATAGAAAAAAAGCCATAGAGATTATAAAGGAATTAGATGGCAAGGTAGATGCTTTTGGAATGGGGGGCATAGACCTATACCTTTTTTCCAGAAATAAAAAATACCTTCTTTCTAGTGCCCTTCCCATAAAAAAGGCAGCACAAAAGACTCCGATCGTAGATGGATCGGGTCTAAAGAATACTTTAGAGAGAATGGTCATTGATTATCTTACCCAAGAAAAAATCATCGATTTTAAAAATAAGTCCATTATGATCACCTCAGCTTTAGATCGCTTTGGAATGGCTGAAAGTTTAGAAAGTACGGGGGCAGAGATATTCTATGGTGATGTGTTCTATGCCCTAGGCATTCCTTATTTCCTAAAATCTCTAGATGATTTAGATAAAGTGGCAAAGGTCTTATTGCCAGTAGTAAGACATTTCCCCTTTGAGCTGCTGTATCCCACAGGCAATAAGCAAGATAAGGAAAACAAACCCCATAAAGTGAAAAAGATTTTTGAGCAAGTGGATATTTTGGCGGGAGACTTTCTCTATATACAAAAAAACCTACCCCAAAATTTAGACAATAAAATTATCATTACCAATACAACCACAGAAAAAAACCTAAAGCAGTTAAAAGCACTAGGAGCAAAAATGCTCATTACCACAACCCCAGAGTATCAGGGGCGTTCCTTTGGAACCAATGTCATGGAAGGGGTATTAATTAGCCTTGCAAATAAGCCTTGGGAAGAGCTTACGCCAAGAGACTATAGGGAGATATTGAAGCAAATGAATTTTACCCCCAGAATTGTATGGTTAAATGAAGAGGATAAAAGGGTACAAAGTGTTTAA
- a CDS encoding helix-turn-helix domain-containing protein, giving the protein MEYFEIGNKLISKKKLYREIEKILEKREKGYSQQEVAQQYGLDRSFISKLERLGQLRQGDRVAVVGFPIKNKKEIEEILNTFGVNFKVLFTEEERISFVNDKSGAQLFNEVTEMFYQLRNYHTVILLASDKRIRVLESLLDGQVITIDIGQSPLKQDVYVEPELIKSLLHRIIGGSYEESGKR; this is encoded by the coding sequence ATGGAATACTTTGAAATTGGAAACAAACTGATTAGTAAAAAAAAGCTGTATAGGGAAATAGAAAAAATATTGGAAAAAAGGGAAAAGGGATACTCCCAACAGGAAGTTGCCCAGCAGTATGGTCTAGATAGAAGCTTTATTTCCAAACTAGAAAGACTAGGCCAACTACGCCAGGGGGATAGGGTCGCTGTAGTGGGTTTTCCTATTAAAAATAAAAAAGAGATAGAGGAGATCTTAAATACCTTTGGAGTAAATTTTAAGGTGCTTTTCACAGAGGAAGAAAGAATTTCCTTTGTCAATGATAAAAGTGGAGCACAGTTATTTAATGAGGTAACAGAAATGTTTTATCAATTGAGAAACTATCATACGGTGATTTTATTGGCATCGGATAAGAGAATAAGAGTATTAGAATCTCTTTTGGATGGGCAAGTCATTACCATAGATATAGGGCAATCCCCTTTAAAACAAGATGTCTATGTGGAGCCAGAATTGATAAAATCACTTTTACATAGAATAATAGGAGGTAGTTATGAAGAAAGTGGTAAGCGTTAG